In Oryctolagus cuniculus chromosome X, mOryCun1.1, whole genome shotgun sequence, a single window of DNA contains:
- the LOC100345375 gene encoding melanoma-associated antigen 10, with protein sequence MPRFAKCPRLTLEQEFQDSDETQQLSVEEVSAAEEEENISTISSFSFSSLSSCSLPLTLSASSSSSLIPSTPETDDKPASGLLNLSHCPQTFYSSSISCSISEQPSSLAEESSSIWQASQDTDFLPKDSVEEKATQLMNFLILKYRLKEAVTKAEMLEFVIEDYQDQFPGIFERASKCLEVIFGIDIREVDPPSDFYVLVNSLGLTSCEMLSDDFNMPKTGLLIVILGVIFIEDNRASEDSIWEFLSMLGVYPGREHFIYGEPWKLITNDWVQENYLQYQQVPDSDPPKYEFLWGPRAYVETSKMKVLEFLAKVNESDVISFTYWYDEALRDEQERSQDKEGCVDSTTACSLLSTDQQFVLSQVNSEADPSPSLWREWLEESCQVSK encoded by the coding sequence ATGCCTCGCTTTGCAAAGTGCCCACGCCTCACCCTGGAGCAAGAGTTTCAGGATTCAGATGAAACACAGCAGCTGAGTGTTGAAGAGGTTTCCGCAGCTGAAGAGGAGGAGAATATTTCCACTATTTCCTCTTTTAGCTTCTCTAGCCTGTCCTCCTGCTCTTTGCCTTTAACTctttctgcttcctcctcctcttctctgatCCCTAGCACGCCAGAGACGGATGATAAACCTGCTTCTGGGCTGCTGAATCTTTCCCATTGTCCTCAGACCTTTTACTCCTCTTCCATTTCATGCAGTATATCAGAACAGCCCAGCAGCCTAGCTGAGGAGAGTTCAAGCATCTGGCAGGCCTCCCAAGACACTGATTTCTTGCCCAAAGACTCAGTAGAAGAAAAGGCGACCCAATTGATGAATTTCCTGATTCTGAAATATCGATTGAAGGAAGCTGTCACAAAAGCAGAAATGCTCGAGTTTGTCATTGAAGACTACCAGGACCAATTTCCTGGGATCTTTGAGAGAGCCTCTAAGTGCTTGGAGGTGATTTTTGGCATTGACATAAGGGAGGTAGACCCTCCTAGTGACTTTTATGTCCTTGTCAACTCACTAGGCCTCACGTCTTGTGAGATGTTGAGTGACGACTTTAATATGCCTAAAACCGGCCTTCTGATAGTTATCCTGGGTGTGATATTCATAGAGGATAACCGTGCCTCTGAGGATAGTATCTGGGAATTCTTAAGTATGTTGGGAGTGTATCCTGGGAGGGAGCACTTCATCTATGGGGAGCCCTGGAAACTCATCACCAATGATTGGGTGCAGGAAAattacctgcagtaccagcaggTTCCCGATAGTGACCCCCCAAAATACGAGTTCCTGTGGGGACCAAGAGCCTATGTTGAAACTAGCAAAATGAAAGTTCTGGAATTTTTGGCAAAGGTCAATGAAAGTGATGTCATTTCCTTTACCTACTGGTATGATGAGGCTTTGAGAGACGAGCAGGAGAGATCCCAGGACAAGGAAGGCTGTGTGGATAGCACTACTGCATGTTCATTGCTCAGCACTGATCAGCAGTTTGTCCTATCCCAGGTGAATAGTGAGGCAGATCCTTCACCCAGTCTTTGGAGAGAGTGGTTGGAAGAGAGCTGTCAAGTTTCTAAATAG